The sequence TTATTTTTTCGTTTAATTTAAACGTTAGGCAGTTTTAGTGTGCCGACTTAGCTCAGCTGGTAGAGCAACTGACTTGTAATCAGTAGGTCAACCGTTCGACTCGGTTAGTCGGCACCATTTTTTACTAAAAATGAAAATGAGGAACTGTAATCAGTAACTCATGCAGGTTATCCGTTCGACTCGGTTAGTCGGCACCATTTTTTACTAAAAATGAAAATGAGGAACTGTAATCAGTAACTCATGAAGGTTATACGTTCGATACTATTAGTCGGCAATATTTGTATTAAAGTTAAATTTATTATTACGTTTAATTAGCACAATTTAATGTGCCTCGATAGCTCAGTCGGTAGAGCAGAGGATTGAAAATCCTCGTGTCCGTGGTTCGATTCCGCGTCGAGGCACCATTTTTTTCGTTTTATTTAAACGTTAGACGGTTTTAGTGTGCCGACTTAGCTCAGCTGGTAGAGCAACTGACTTGTAATCAGTAGGTCAACCGTTCGACTCGGTTAGTCGGCACCATATATTAGTAAATATGAAAATGAGAAACTGTAATCAGTAACTCATGCAGGTTATCCGTTCGACTCGGTTAGTCGGCACCATATATTAGTAAATATGAAAATGAGAAACTGTAATCAGTAACTCATGCAGGTTATCCGTTCGACTCGGTTAGTCGGCACCATTTATTAGTAAATATGAAAATGAGAAACTGTAATCAGTAACTCATGCAGGTTATCCGTTCGACTCGGTTAGTCGGCACCATATATTAGTAAATATGAAAATGAGAAACTGTAATCAGTAACTCATGCAGGTTATCCGTTCGACTCGGTTAGTCGGCACCATATATTAGTAAATATGAAAATGAGAAACTGTAATCAGTAACTCATGCAGGTTATCCGTTCGACTCGGTTAGTCGGCACCATTTATTATTGCCTTTAGGCAAAGCACAGTTAATGTGCCTCGATAGCTCAGTCGGTAGAGCAGAGGATTGAAAATCCTCGTGTCCGTGGTTCGATTCCGCGTCGAGGCACCATTTTTTCGTTTTATTTAAACATTAAACGACTCTAGTACGATTTTAGTGTGCCGACTTAGCTCAGCTGGTAGAGCAACTGACTTGTAATCAGTAGGTCAACCGTTCGACTCGGTTAGTCGGCACCATTTATTAGTAAATATGAAATTGAGAAACTGTAATCAGTAACTCATGCAGGTTATCCGTTCGACTCGGTTAGTCGGCACCATTTATTATTACTTTTAGGCAAAGCACAGTTAATGTGCCTCGATAGCTCAGTCGGTAGAGCAGAGGATTGAAAATCCTCGTGTCCGTGGTTCGATTCCGCGTCGAGGCACCATTTATTCTTATGAATAACAAAAAACCAAGCATATGCTTGGTTTTTTAGTTTCTAACCCACCTTTTAATTATCAATTAACAATTCTTTATTTTTCTGAATTAGAATGCTTACTTAATAAATAACCCTAAAATAAACTTTTTCATTGTTTTTTTAATTGATACTTGCCATATTCTTTCACAGGATGAAATAGGGATATATTTAATATTTATGGAATATTGCTTTAAGGGTTTTTCGATAGACTCCGAGAACACTCAATTAAAAATCAATACTAATTTAGTTCAAATTGATGAAAGTACTTTTTTGCTTTTAAACTATTAATTGAAGCCTCCCCAGATGTTTGCTCTAAGCACATGTTGATCCAAGTTACTTATGAGAATAAAGAAATTACGAGTTGGTGTTTGCCTGAGCTTATTACTCAAACCCGAAATATATTTGCATTAGCAGGTTATAAAGGTCCATTAATTGAAACTGTCCATGGTAAAGGCTATAAATTAGATGATTCATTATCAAAACAACTCAATAGACTTAAAAATGAAACTGTTGAGTTTTCAAATACCATCAATAAAGAAGTTCAGTTAGCAAAAAATGGCAGTAGCCAATTTATTTTTTTGTTGCTGTATTATGTTTCTCGATTATACATTTAGCAATGAGAACTAATAATCAAACTCCTTTTTATATGTATACCTGGATTTCATCAGACGCTTTGGTGGAGGAATTGGAAAGCAATGGTAGTCAGGGATTTACAATTGAATCCGAGCGGCTTTATTCTCAAGTTTTACCTATTTTTAAAAAATCAAATAACCTCTAATTTCAACCCTAGGGGATGATTTTTAATACTGTTTTATTTTCATCCTTAATACAAACGGCCATACCAGCTTGCGCTATTGAATTTAATAGTAAGCTATCCAATTGGGTGTTTTTTTTCATATTGCCACTTTAATAAAAGTAGAGACAAGCGTTTGACCTACTTTTAATTAATGTAATTAGATCATACAAAAATTGCATTTTTTTCAGTTGATCCGCATCAATGTAAGCTTATGTAAAGTTGCTTTAGATATTTTATTGACTAGGTTTACAATAAAGTGTTGAAAATTTAAATAGGTTTTAGTATATGAGGCAGCGCCTTAAACCATTAAGTGTATTTCTAAGTTGTATTTTATTAAGTGCGTGTAACACCACAACCTATGAACTTGATGAGTCATTACGTCAATCAAATGTCCCGCAAACTTGGCAAAATAGTACCCAAGTACAAGATGTTAATAGTGGATGGTTGAGTCAAATTAGCAATGAGCAAATCCAAACATTAGTTTCAGTCGCTTTAAATAATAATTTCGCCTTAAAACAACAGGCATATTCACTTCAAATGAAAAAGCAAGAGCTTATGATTTCTGGTAGCGCTCTTTGGCCATCTTTAGATTTAGCTGTTTCAAGTAGTCGTAGAAAAAATACATTCCCAAGTGATTATACAAATAGTACTTCTGTTGATTTGAATATTAAGTATGAAATTGATTTATGGGGCAAGTTATCTGATTTAAATAAACAAGCAAATTTAGACTATTTATCTGAACAAGCTAATTATGAGCAAGCTAGGCTACAATTAGTTGCAGATGTGGTGATAGCTTGGTTTAAAGTGATTGAATCTAATCAATTAACTCAGTTATATCAACAACGCGCTGATAATACTCAGCAGAACTTGGACATCATCGAATCAGGTTATCAGCAAGGGCTAAATAGCGCATTAGATGTGTATTTATCGCGTAACGAAGTCAATAGTGAGCTTTCACGTACTGTTGAACAAAAAGCAACAAAAATAGAGGCTATTCGTTCTCTTGAATTACTTTTAGGAGATTATCCAAAAGGAGCATTAGCTATTGATGCAAGTTTGCCTTTATTAAACTCAGATATTCCAACAGGCTTACCATCAGAGCTTATTACACGTAAACCTCAGCTGATAGCCTCTTGGTATCAACTTTTAGCAACTGACGCATCATTAGCATATGCGCATAAGCAAAGGTTTCCAGTAATCAATCTAACAGCATCAATAGGTAACAGTGGTTCAGATTTATCTGATGTTGTTTCTGCATCAGCACTAGGCTGGTCATTGTTAGGTAATTTAGCCATGCCACTACTTAATGCTGGCAAGCTAGAAGCAAATGAAGAAAAAGCGCGTTTATTACTCAAGCAAAAAGAGCAAGGTTATTTAGAAACTTTACATCACGCATTTTTAGATGTTGAGAACGCAGTCACTCAAGAAAGTAGCCTAAAACAAAGGTATCAAATGATGTTAGCGGCACAGGAAAATGCCATTGCGGCACAAAGGCTATCATTTGAAAACTACCAAAGTGGTTTAGTTGATTACACTACAGTTCTTGATGCTCAAAGTCGCTCTTTTGATGCGCAAAGCACAGTGATACAAATAAAAAATCAATTAATCAGAAATCGAATTCAATTGCATATTGCGTTAGGTGGTGACTTTTCCACTGCAGAACAAAATGAAATGGCTAAATAATTTATGAATAAAATACAAAAAATACTTATCCCAGTTACTATTTTAACCCTAACGGCTATTTCGGTTGCTTTTATTAAAAGTAATCCTCCAAGTAGTCAAAGAGGAAAAGCATCACAAGCACCTCAAATGACAGTTGAGGTTCAAAGGTTAAAACCGCAAACATATCCCGTTATGATTGAAAGTTTTGGTACAGTAAAACCACAAATTCAAAGTGTATTAGTGTCTCAAGTATCGGGGCAAATCAAACAAGTACAAGATCAGTTTAGAGAAGGTGGCTTTTTTGAAAAAGGGGATGCATTAGTCACTTTAGATGATCGAGATTATTTAGCTGAGCAAAAAATAGCGCAAGCAAGTTTAATGTCAGCAAAACAAGGACTATTGGAAGAGCAAGCTAGAGTAGATCAAGCATTAGTTGATTGGAAAAGGTTAGGTAACGGTAATAAACCGTCGGCTTTAGTTTTAAGGCAGCCACAACTTGAAGCTGCAAAAGCACAAGTGTTATCAGCCCATGCACAATTAGAAAAAACAGATTTAGCATTAGAAAGAAGTCAAATTGTCGCGCCTTACGCTGGCCGCATATTAAAGAAGTACGTGGATTTAGGCCAGGTTGTATCTGCTAATACTCAGTTAGCTGATATTTATGCAACGGATGTAGTTGAAATTCGTTTGCCTATTAAAAATAAAGATCTTGGGCTAATGGTTTTTCCTGAGGAGTTTCGTAATAGTAATAAAAAAATAGATGGCACATCTGTGTCTCTTACTTCAGAGCTTGTAGGTTTGCAAACATGGCAAGGCACAGTTGTGAGAACTGAAAGTGCCATAGATACCGATTCGCAACAGCTTTATATTGTTGCGCACATTAAAAACCCTTTTGATGTCAGCCATAATCAAAAATCACCGATTAAAATTGGGCAATACTTAACAGCGAGCATCCAAGGTAAAAAAGTTAAAAATGCCATTGTTATTCCTAACAGTGCGATTTATCAAGGCAGCTATGTGTATATTGTTGATAAAGGGGTACTTAAACGTAAAGATATCACTATCAGCTGGCAAAATAGCCAAGATGCGATTATATCATCAGGCTTAAACTTTAAAGATAATCTTGTGATCACACCTTTAGGCCAAGTTAGTTCAGGAACACCAGTAAGAGTCGCAGGTCAGAAGCAAAGACAATTAGCACGTAAAAATAAAAGAGGTGAATCATGATCGCTTGGTTCGCCCGAAATCATGTAGCATCAAATCTGCTAATGGTCACGATTATATTTACTGGATTATTTAGCTTAATCACACAAATACCCTTAGAAGTATTTCCATCTATTGAAACAGATAAAATTAGTGTAAAAGTATCACTGCGAGGCTCTACGCCAGAAGATGTAGAGCAAGGAGTCGCCATTCGTATCGAAGAAGCAGTACAAGATCTAGACGGCATAGAAAAAATCTCAAGTCGTTCTTCAGAAGGCTCTGCCTCGGTAACAATCGAAGTTGAATCTGGTTATGATCCAAGAGAAATGTTGGCTGATATAAAAAGTCGAATTGATGCGATTAATACATTTCCTGTTGATGCAGAAAAGCCTGTTGTAGCCTTATCACAGAGAAAACGTGAAGTACTGTCAGTAACTGTTTCTGGCCAGTATGGTGAAAAAGAAATTAGAGAGTTTGCAGAGCAAGTACGTGATGATTTATTACGAATTCCAGGTATTACGCAATTAGAACTCAGTGGAGTGAGAGACTATGAAGTGGCAATTGAGATATCTCAAGATAAGTTAAATCAATATGGCTTGAGTATTAGTCAAGTATCTTCTGCCATTTCTAATTCAAGCGCTGATATTTCTGCGGGAAATATAAAAACCCAAGGGGGAGATGTACTTATTCGCTCAAAAGGGCAAGCTTACCGTAAAGATGAATATGCCGCTATAGCAATAAAAACACATACCGATGGTTCTATTTTAACTTTAAATGATATTGCAATAATTAGAGATGATTTTGAAGAAACACCGGTAAGAACACGTTTTAATGGTAATCAAGCTGCTTTCATTGATGTTTATCGTATTGGTCAGCAAAGTGCCATAGATGTTGCCCAAAAAGTAAAAAACTATATTGATCAACGCCAAGTAAATCTACCTTTAGGTTACGAGCTAAATTATTGGGATGATGATTCTCAAATAGTAAAAAATCGTATTTCTACTTTAACAACCAGTGCGATGCAAGGTGGCTTTTTAGTCTTAATTCTTTTGACCTTATTTTTACGACCTGCAATTGCGATTTGGGTATGTGTGGGTATTCCAGTTTCATTTATGGGCGCATTTATCGCAATGCCATTTTTTGGTATAACACTTAATATTATGAGTCTATTTGGTTTTATTTTAGTGCTCGGCATAGTGGTAGATGATGCCATTGTTACAGGTGAGAATATTTACACCCATTTAGAAAATGCAGAGTCAGGCGAATATGCCGCCATCAAAGGCACACAAGAAGTTGCCACGCCAGTGACATTTGGTATTTTAACAACGGTTGCCGCTTTTTTACCATTAGCATTTATTGAAGGTAATAGAGGTGCCTTGTTTGCACAAATTCCAGTTGTTGTTATACCTGTATTAATTTTCTCATTGATTGAATCTAAATTTGTTCTTCCTTCGCATTTAAAAAATATTAAATTACGTCACGAAAAATCTGAACCAAGTAGATTTGAGCGTTTTCAACATAAATTTGCTGATGGTTTTGAACGTGCCATTTTAAAATATTACCAACCATTATTAATTACAGCTTTAAAGCATAAGTTAGCCACACTAAGTTTATTTGCTGGTGTATTTATTATCATAGTCACTTTAATCACAAGTGGTTGGACTAAGTTTATTTTCTTCCCGCGTATTCCAAGTGAAACTGTAAGAGTTAATTTAACATTGCCTACAGGTACACCTTTTGAGGTGACAAATAAATTTGTGATTAAAATGGCTGATAAAGCCCATGACTTACAAGAAAAATATAGAGACTCCGAAACAGGTCAAAGCATAATTTTAAATATATTAGCGACAACAGGGGGTAGAGGTGGGGTATCTCATTCAGGAGGAGTCCGTTTTGAAATTATTCCGCCAGAGCAAAGAGAGTCCACAATCACCTCTAAGGAGCTTGTAAGGGAGTGGCGCAAATTAATTGGCACAGTACCAGGGGCCGAAAGTCTGACATTTAGAGCTGAGCTTGGTCGCTCTTCAGATCCAATTGATGTGCAGTTAACAGCAACATCATTAGAAACACTGAAGGAAGTAGCTGATAAAGTTAAAACCCGATTAGCAACTTATCCTACGGTTTTTGAGATTGCAGATAGCTTATCTAATGGTAAAGAAGAGCTTCAAATTGAATTAACAGATCAAGGTCGTGCGTTAGGGTTTACGCGAGTAGAAGCATCTCGCCAAGTTAGAAGTGCATTTTTTGGTGCTGAAGTACAGCGCATTCAACGCGGTAGAGATGATGTGCGTGTAATGGTACGTTTACCATTAAATGAGCGAGCATCAGTATCAGACTTAGAAAATATACTGATCACGACTCCGCGCGGGGGTAATGTGCCTTTGTCGCATATAGCAACCTTAATTCCGGGTCAAAGCCCTGCATCTATTAATCGTGTTGATAGATATAGAACAGTAAATGTAACCGCTGATGTTGAGAAAACAAATACCAATATGACGATATTACAAGCTGATCTTAAAGAGTATTTAGATGAGTTAATAATGCAATACCCAGGTGTTAACCATTCATTGGAAGGTGAAGCGAAAGAGCAAAGGGAGTCATTTGGCTCATTAGGCTGGGCGTTATTATTTGTATTCTTTATTATTTACGGTTTATTAGCTATCCCATTTAAATCATATTTACAGCCATTAATAGTGATGAGTGTGATCCCATTTGGCATGATAGGTGCTGTGATGGGCCATTGGATTATGGGCATGGAGCTAACCATAATGAGCTTACTGGGCATGTTGGCACTGGTAGGTGTGGTAGTGAATGATTCTTTAGTGTTAGTTGATTTTATCAATAAAAAGCGTGGGCAAATGGGCGAACATGCAGATAAATTAATGGACGCCGTGATGACAGCCGGTGCAGCAAGATTTAGACCTGTGATGCTAACTAGCTTAACAACATTTATTGGTTTAATGCCTCTATTATTTGAAGAGTCGACTCAAGCGCAATTTTTAATACCTATGGCAGTATCACTTGGTTTTGGTATTTTATTTGCGACTTTTATCACTTTAATATTAATACCTGTCAATTATATGTTGGTTGAAAAAGTAAAAATTGCATTTCATTCACGGGAGAATTAACAACTTCTTAATGCAAATTAAAAATAACAATAAAGCCAGGGTAATTCTAAATTATCTTGGCTTTTTTATGTTTTATCTATAATAACTTAAACCTATTAATATCCCACTAAGTCAATGATTTTAGCTTGTACCTACTTTTAATCGCTAATGGTTATAGTTTATAGCTTTAGATTATATAAAGTATGCAATGTTTATTTTTTGTTTTATTTCAGTTGATTACATATTTAAATTACTGCTTTTTGAAACTAAAACGTTCACAGATTGTAACTTAATGTTAATTTTTGTAGAAAGTATACAATATATTGTTGTATAAATACGCCCGGGAAATAACTGCGCTATCTTTTAAGCGAGAAAGTGCAATAAATAAAACAAGAGAGTTAACATGAATCGTTCAGGATTAGACAAATATAAAAGATCATTAGTAGCATTAAGCATGGGTTCCCTGCTTTCTTTTTCTGCTACTTCAACAGCTGCAGTTGAAGAGTCAGTTGAAGAAGTAGAGCGTATTTCGATAACGGGTTCGCGTATTAAGCGTACTCAGTTAGAAAGCGCATCTCCAATCGTATCTTTTTCAGCTGCAACAATGGAAAGCACTGGTTATTCAACTGTAGCTGATGTACTACGTAATTCATCACTTAATCCGTTTGGATCTTTTGGTGGCGAATCCAATAATGGTTGGGCTGCAACAGCAACTATGGCACTTAAAGGTGCTGATCCTCGTCAAACCCTTATACTAATTGATGGCGTAAGAATGTCTAAATCACCAATCGCTGGTGGTACATCTAACTTAAACTTGATCCCAAATGCGGCAATTGAGCGTATTGATGTATTAACAGATGGTGCTTCATCAGTTTATGGTTCTGATGCTGTAGCGGGTGTTATTAATATTGTGCTTAAAAAAGAATTTGATGGCATTGAATTTGGTGCTAAAAGTGAATTCCCTGATACGGTAAAAGGCGCAGACTCGCAAAACTTTACTTTTACTGGCGGCCTTTCAAGTGATAAAGGTAGCATGGTATTTTCTTGGGAGCATTATGAAAAAGATGCTATCTATATGTCTGATTTTGATTATGCAAAAGCACAATTACAAGAAGAAGGTTTAGATCCAAGTGATAGAGGTAACTGGCACGGCGTTAGTGGTACGGGCCGAACTGTAGAGCAAGCGAGCAATGGTTGGGTTAGTCAAGCGCTAAACACGCAAAATAACTGTGATGTTTACAATACTGGTAATGGTACAGGCACAATAATGGGCCCTTTTGGTACTGATAGTGTTGTATGTGGTTATGATTATACTGATTCAGCTCAGCTTACTCCTGATTACCGTCGCGATTCTTTAATGGCAAACCTTACTTACGAGCTAACCGATGATATTCAGTTATATGCTCGTGGTTTATGGATGAATTCTGTAACATTAGATGTCTCTGCAGGCGTTCCAGCTTGGTTCCCAACGGATCAAGCATTACCTGAGCGTTCAATTACTACAGAAGATGGTACTGATCTGACTTTAACAGCTATTGATGAGGGTGGTTGGTTTGGTTACCGAATGAATACATTAGGCGATCGTACTGCTGAACACAGTGATAGCACATTTGATTTTGTAATTGGTTTAGAAGGCAGCATCGGTGATGCCGTTTGGGATTTAAATACAAGCTATGCTCGTTATGATGCATTTACTTGGGGTACTAATTACACAAGTACACCAGCATTAACTGCGGCAATCGGTTCTGAAGATGCTGATGGGAATTGGTCAGGTTGGGATCCTCGTGATCCAGATTCAGTACCACCAGGATCAGTCCGTGCTAACTTTGATAAACGCCGTTTCACTGAGCAATTAGGTATAACTGGTGGTATTTCATTTGATGTTATGGAACTACCAGCTGGTACAATGTCAAGCTATGTTGGTGCATCTCATACTCGTGATACTTATTATTCATATATAGATGCACAAGCTGAAGCTGATAATGTTGGTGGTGGTAATGGCGGTAGCGGTGGTGAAGGTGCTCGTACTGTTGAATCTGCATTCTTTGAACTTGTTA is a genomic window of Pseudoalteromonas sp. '520P1 No. 423' containing:
- a CDS encoding efflux transporter outer membrane subunit; this encodes MRQRLKPLSVFLSCILLSACNTTTYELDESLRQSNVPQTWQNSTQVQDVNSGWLSQISNEQIQTLVSVALNNNFALKQQAYSLQMKKQELMISGSALWPSLDLAVSSSRRKNTFPSDYTNSTSVDLNIKYEIDLWGKLSDLNKQANLDYLSEQANYEQARLQLVADVVIAWFKVIESNQLTQLYQQRADNTQQNLDIIESGYQQGLNSALDVYLSRNEVNSELSRTVEQKATKIEAIRSLELLLGDYPKGALAIDASLPLLNSDIPTGLPSELITRKPQLIASWYQLLATDASLAYAHKQRFPVINLTASIGNSGSDLSDVVSASALGWSLLGNLAMPLLNAGKLEANEEKARLLLKQKEQGYLETLHHAFLDVENAVTQESSLKQRYQMMLAAQENAIAAQRLSFENYQSGLVDYTTVLDAQSRSFDAQSTVIQIKNQLIRNRIQLHIALGGDFSTAEQNEMAK
- a CDS encoding efflux RND transporter periplasmic adaptor subunit, with amino-acid sequence MNKIQKILIPVTILTLTAISVAFIKSNPPSSQRGKASQAPQMTVEVQRLKPQTYPVMIESFGTVKPQIQSVLVSQVSGQIKQVQDQFREGGFFEKGDALVTLDDRDYLAEQKIAQASLMSAKQGLLEEQARVDQALVDWKRLGNGNKPSALVLRQPQLEAAKAQVLSAHAQLEKTDLALERSQIVAPYAGRILKKYVDLGQVVSANTQLADIYATDVVEIRLPIKNKDLGLMVFPEEFRNSNKKIDGTSVSLTSELVGLQTWQGTVVRTESAIDTDSQQLYIVAHIKNPFDVSHNQKSPIKIGQYLTASIQGKKVKNAIVIPNSAIYQGSYVYIVDKGVLKRKDITISWQNSQDAIISSGLNFKDNLVITPLGQVSSGTPVRVAGQKQRQLARKNKRGES
- a CDS encoding efflux RND transporter permease subunit, giving the protein MIAWFARNHVASNLLMVTIIFTGLFSLITQIPLEVFPSIETDKISVKVSLRGSTPEDVEQGVAIRIEEAVQDLDGIEKISSRSSEGSASVTIEVESGYDPREMLADIKSRIDAINTFPVDAEKPVVALSQRKREVLSVTVSGQYGEKEIREFAEQVRDDLLRIPGITQLELSGVRDYEVAIEISQDKLNQYGLSISQVSSAISNSSADISAGNIKTQGGDVLIRSKGQAYRKDEYAAIAIKTHTDGSILTLNDIAIIRDDFEETPVRTRFNGNQAAFIDVYRIGQQSAIDVAQKVKNYIDQRQVNLPLGYELNYWDDDSQIVKNRISTLTTSAMQGGFLVLILLTLFLRPAIAIWVCVGIPVSFMGAFIAMPFFGITLNIMSLFGFILVLGIVVDDAIVTGENIYTHLENAESGEYAAIKGTQEVATPVTFGILTTVAAFLPLAFIEGNRGALFAQIPVVVIPVLIFSLIESKFVLPSHLKNIKLRHEKSEPSRFERFQHKFADGFERAILKYYQPLLITALKHKLATLSLFAGVFIIIVTLITSGWTKFIFFPRIPSETVRVNLTLPTGTPFEVTNKFVIKMADKAHDLQEKYRDSETGQSIILNILATTGGRGGVSHSGGVRFEIIPPEQRESTITSKELVREWRKLIGTVPGAESLTFRAELGRSSDPIDVQLTATSLETLKEVADKVKTRLATYPTVFEIADSLSNGKEELQIELTDQGRALGFTRVEASRQVRSAFFGAEVQRIQRGRDDVRVMVRLPLNERASVSDLENILITTPRGGNVPLSHIATLIPGQSPASINRVDRYRTVNVTADVEKTNTNMTILQADLKEYLDELIMQYPGVNHSLEGEAKEQRESFGSLGWALLFVFFIIYGLLAIPFKSYLQPLIVMSVIPFGMIGAVMGHWIMGMELTIMSLLGMLALVGVVVNDSLVLVDFINKKRGQMGEHADKLMDAVMTAGAARFRPVMLTSLTTFIGLMPLLFEESTQAQFLIPMAVSLGFGILFATFITLILIPVNYMLVEKVKIAFHSREN
- a CDS encoding TonB-dependent receptor domain-containing protein, which codes for MNRSGLDKYKRSLVALSMGSLLSFSATSTAAVEESVEEVERISITGSRIKRTQLESASPIVSFSAATMESTGYSTVADVLRNSSLNPFGSFGGESNNGWAATATMALKGADPRQTLILIDGVRMSKSPIAGGTSNLNLIPNAAIERIDVLTDGASSVYGSDAVAGVINIVLKKEFDGIEFGAKSEFPDTVKGADSQNFTFTGGLSSDKGSMVFSWEHYEKDAIYMSDFDYAKAQLQEEGLDPSDRGNWHGVSGTGRTVEQASNGWVSQALNTQNNCDVYNTGNGTGTIMGPFGTDSVVCGYDYTDSAQLTPDYRRDSLMANLTYELTDDIQLYARGLWMNSVTLDVSAGVPAWFPTDQALPERSITTEDGTDLTLTAIDEGGWFGYRMNTLGDRTAEHSDSTFDFVIGLEGSIGDAVWDLNTSYARYDAFTWGTNYTSTPALTAAIGSEDADGNWSGWDPRDPDSVPPGSVRANFDKRRFTEQLGITGGISFDVMELPAGTMSSYVGASHTRDTYYSYIDAQAEADNVGGGNGGSGGEGARTVESAFFELVIPVIDDLEVNLAARYDDFSDFGSTFNPALKMSYRPIDSLLLRASIGTGFQAPLLTDLYGLKSRGHLEDETNYIACYQEGISIEDCDYKDSYWGTSGGNEDLQPEESENTNIGFVWEFADGWSTTVDYWTLDVDQRVSTIDEELIQIMQINLWETEGPNADISSQLPGVAISYQGSANNIDEIISPRTNSGTRETAGTDITVRGNIETSSGDFTVDLNWTHMMKFKTSFIDENGDIVLGQDELGALFRPEDRVTLQLGWTLDSHNVALSSTYLSAMEDTAETVVDGVTSVEVTDTLDSYLSHNLSYTYYTPWNSKVSLGILNLLEQTPPRSESDPRSPVPSLYDIRERVFTVGFTQTF